GGAGTCGTGCCATGGCCGACGAATATAAGGCTTTAGTGGATAATAATACATGGGTTCTTGTTCCTCGTTTACCTAACATGCATGTTATTAGATCCATGTGGATCTTTCGGCACAAAATAAAATCTGATGGATTGTTTGAGCGTTACAAAGCTCGGTTGGTTGGCGATGGTCGTTCTCAACAACCCGGGGTtgattgttttgaaacatttagtccTGTCGTTAAACCTGCTACCATTCGCCTGGTACTTAGTATAGCTGTTTCCAAAGCTTGGCAGATTCACCAACTTGACGTTAAAAATGCGTTTTTACATGGTCACCTTCATGAGACAGTTTATATGTATCAACCGACAGGTTTTCGGGATCCTAATCATCCGACTCATGTATGTTTATTAAAACGTTCGCTTTATGGTTTGAAACAGGCACCCCGCGCATGGTATCAAAGGTTTGCTGATTATGCTTCTTCGATTGGGTTTCATAATAGCAAATGTGATCACTCTCTTTTTATATTTCATCAAGGTTCTGACATGGCGTATCTCTTGCTTTAAGTTGATGACATTGTTCTTGTTACTTCTAATGATCAGTTACGGAAACGTCTTCTCGTTTTATTCTCCCATGAATTTGCTATGAAAGATTTGGGACCTTTACACTCTTTTTTGGGCATATCTGTTACACGCTCTGCCGACGGTTTGTTTCTCGATCAACACGCTTACGCAAAGGAAATTATCATGCGTGCTGGTCTTTCTAATTGCAATGCTGCCTCCACACCAGTCGACACTTGTGGTAAACTTAGTTCGACTTCAGGCAATCCTTATCCAAATCCCACGAAGTATCGAAGTTTAGCAGGTGCCTTGCAATATTTAACGTTCACTAGGCCGGATATTTCTTACGCAGTACAACAAGTTTGTTTGCATATGTATGACCCGAAAGATGTTCACATGTTAGCTCTTAAACGAATCGTTCGTTACTTACAAGGTACACCTACACTCGGTCTTCACATTCAAAAATCACGGACAACTTCACTCGTTTCTTTCACTGATGCGGATTGGGGTGGTTGTCCTGATACTCGGCGTTCTACTTTGGGGTATTGTGTCTATTATGGTGATAATTTGATATCATGGTCGTCAAAACGACAAGCTACTCTATCTAGGTCAAGTGCGGAGGCTGAGTACAGGGGCGTAGCAAATGTTGTGGCTGAATCATGTTGGCTTCGAAATCTCCTACTCGAGTTGCATTGTCCAATTCATAAGGCAACATTGGTATATTGTGACAATGTAAGTGCTATCTACCTCGCCGGTAACCCTGTCCAACATCAAAGGACAAAACATATAGAACTTGATATACATTTTGTACGGGAAAAGGTTGCCAAGGGTCTCGCTCGTATTCTTCATATTCCAACCCGATATCAAATTGCGGATATTTTCACTAAAGGTTTACCTCGCATTCTATTTGAGGAATTTCGGTCCAGTCTCGGCGTTCGTTCACCTCAGGCTTCGACTGCGGGGGAGTATTAGCCGATATATTTTCTATATATACGGATGTTTATATTTAGTGTATTATATTGATAAGTTTAGTAAAGATATTGTAAACCAATTCCCAAAATAAGAGGAATGGTTGTTAGGATTATAGTTCTAGATTATTCCTTTGAGTTGTATATAAACCGAATGACAAATCAATATACAGACACGGTTTTATACTCTATTACATATGATATTTGAAATATTAAATACGGAGTAGTATTTATGACTTCATGATGCAAATCGAAGTACTTGACTTCTATTTGGTGGGGGACTTATTATTCTTTAACTGTCTCTGTGTGTGCAATCTTCGGTCTACGTTGTATAATTCTTTTAAAAGAAAAGGCTCATATGAATTGAATTTGAGATTGGTTAAAGATTGGTTTTAACGAACCACCAAACAAACCCCTTAGGGTCTACGTTGTAAAAACTTGTATGAAGTTATTCACACTTGTCATAACTAAATATTGTAATTGTACGTACGTGTCATCAAAATACATACAATAGTAACGTGAAAGTTCATTGCACAAATATTACCCCAAGTACTTGATGTATATAATGAATGTCAATGCATAAAATGTTAGGGGATCAATATTTTCACACCATTGGTTTTACCTCTTTTACTTTAATTGTCTAAAATACCCTTAAGGCCTTAATAATAGACTTATACaaattttttaaaactttttattgTAATTCATCAAGGAATATTTTAAGGAAAAAAGCTTGAAATGATAGTAAAACAAGTAAAATTAATGATGAAAGTGTCATCTCGCCAAAAGTTACTTTTCTGTTTGTTAATCAtatataatactccgtacataACGAATACTTATACTTTCTAGGATGGATCAAACCTTGCAagattctagattcttaggctccATCAAAATTGTCCCCTTGTGAGCGTTGTACACA
This window of the Rutidosis leptorrhynchoides isolate AG116_Rl617_1_P2 chromosome 7, CSIRO_AGI_Rlap_v1, whole genome shotgun sequence genome carries:
- the LOC139859781 gene encoding uncharacterized mitochondrial protein AtMg00810-like; its protein translation is MKDLGPLHSFLGISVTRSADGLFLDQHAYAKEIIMRAGLSNCNAASTPVDTCGKLSSTSGNPYPNPTKYRSLAGALQYLTFTRPDISYAVQQVCLHMYDPKDVHMLALKRIVRYLQGTPTLGLHIQKSRTTSLVSFTDADWGGCPDTRRSTLGYCVYYGDNLISWSSKRQATLSRSSAEAEYRGVANVVAESCWLRNLLLELHCPIHKATLVYCDNVSAIYLAGNPVQHQRTKHIELDIHFVREKVAKGLARILHIPTRYQIADIFTKGLPRILFEEFRSSLGVRSPQASTAGEY